The sequence below is a genomic window from Streptosporangium lutulentum.
GCCGCGGCGAGCTCGATCGCCAGAGGCAGGTTGTCGAGCCGTTTGCAGAGTTCGGTGGGATCCGTCTCGCTGAGCCTGCCGCCGGCGAGGATGGTGAGCAGGTGGACGGCGTCGTCCTCGGGCATGCCGCCGACCGGGTAGAGGTGCTCGCCGGGCAGCCCCAGCCGCTGCCTGCTGGTGCTCAGGACCCGCAGCCCCTCGACCGATCGCAGCAGCAGGCCGATCAGGGCGCCCACGGCGCCGACGACGCGGTCGCAGGTGTCGAGAACGATCACGCTGCGGCGCGGGACGAGTTCGTCGATCAGGGATCGCAGGACGGGCACGTCCGGCTGCCGGCGGACGCCGATCGCGTCGGCGAGCATCTCGGTCAGGGCGTCCAGGTCCGCGGGGGCGTCGGCCAGTTCGACGACGTGGACGTCTCCCGGGAGCTCGTGTTCCAGGGTTCTGGCGAGGCGCAGCGCGATACAGGTCTTCCCGGCGCCGGCGGGACCGGTCAGTGTGACGTGACGCACCCTTTCGAGCAGGGTGGAGACGTCGGCCAGTTCGGTCTTCCTGCCGACGAAGACGTCCGCTCTCATGGCAGCCCCAGCATTGTCCTGACTACACGTGCCCCTACGGTCGCACGGAGGCAGGGTCTGCTGAAACCCCGTTGCTCACATTTCCATGGATAAGACTCAACCTGTAATGCGAACCATACTCTCGCTGTAATGCGAGCAGCGCTCCTGTTTCATGAATAAAACACAATCCGTAGCACGTTCCGTGCTTCCGGCCCTCCATCTCACGAGCGAACCGTCAGGCTGAGACCAAAAATTGTCGGGGCACGTCAGACGTACGGCACCATGTTGAAATGCCACGTCCCCTCATCGAACTGCCCAAGGCTCACCTGCATCTGCACTTCACCGGCTCGATGCGGCACTCGACCCTGATCGAGCTCGCCCGCGAGCAGAGCCTCCATCTGCCGGACGCCCTGGAGGAGGACTGGCCACCCCGGCTGCGGGCGACCGACGAGCGGGGCTGGTTCAGGTTCCAGAGGCTGTACGACATCGCGAGGTCGGTCCTCCAGCGGGAGAGCGACGTCTACCGGCTGTTGCGCGAGGCCGCCGAGGACGAGGCCGCGGAGGGGTCGGGCTGGCTGGAGATCCAGATTGATCCGTCCGGATACGCCCAGAAGTTCGGCGGGCTCACCTCGACCATGGAGCTGATGCTCGACGCGGCGCACAAGGCCGCCGACCACGCACAGATAGGCGTCGCGATCGTGGTGGCCGCCAACCGGACCCGCCATCCCCTCGACGCCAAGACCCTCGCCCGCCTCGCCACGCACTACATGGACCAGGGCGTCGTCGGGTTCGGGCTCTCCAACGACGAGCGCCGCGGCCGGGCCCGTGACTTCGACGGGGCCTTCCGGCTCGCCAAGCGGGCGGGGCTGCTGGCCGTACCGCACGGAGGGGAGTTGCTGGGCGCCGAAAGCGTGGCCGAGTGCGTGGACGTGCTGAGCGCGGACCGGGTGGGGCACGGGGTGCGGGCGGCCGAGTCGCCGCGGCTGATGGAGAAGCTCTCCCGCAGGCAGATCACATGCGAGGTGTGCCCGACCTCCAACGTCGGGCTCGGAGTGGCGGCGAGCGCCGAGGACGTGCCCCTGCGGCGGCTGTTCGACGCGGGCGTGCCGATCGCGCTGGGCGCCGACGACCCGCTGCTGTTCGGAACCCGGCTGCTGCCCCAGTACGAGCTGGCCAGGCAGGTGTACGGCTTCACCGACGCGGAGCTGGCCGAGCTGGCCAGGCAGTCGATCCGGGCGTCGGCGGCCCCGGAGTCGGTGCGCAAGGACCTCTTCCAGAGGATCGACGACTGGCTGGCGTCAGAGGACTGACCGGGCGATCCGCTGAGCCTCATGGACGTCGTCGACGCCTTCCAGGCGCATGCCGACCCCCTTCCGCTGCCAGATGAGAGTGGGATCGGCCGGCCGGGCGCGGGCCGTGGCCTCGCCGCCGCCCCGGGGAAGGTAGGTCAGACCGTGCCTGGCCGGGATCCACCACCCCTGGCCGGAGACGCCCAGGTTGACCGCCTGCGGCCAGGGCGGCCCCAGCTCCTTGCGGAAGACGACCTGGAGCGCGCCGTCGTACTGGTCCAGCCTGACGCCCGGCCAGAACAGCGACACCACCCGTCCGCCGTCGCTCACCCTGACCTCGGACGGCCGGCCCAGCCGGGACGGGACGGAGATCGCGAACGTCACCTGCTCGCGGGCCTGCTCCAGGGTGACCCTCCGCTCCCCCGGCAGCGGGCTCGGCACCCCCGACGGCAGCGGCCCGGGGCCGCCGATCCTGAGCTCGACCCCCGCGAACCGCAGGACCTCCACGACCGCGGCCCTTCCCACGGGCGTGGCGCCGAAGAACAGGGCGAGGAGGACGGCGACGGCGGAGACGACCACCCGCCCCCGCAGGCGGGCGCCGGACCTCGGCGCGCCCCGTGCCCGCCGTGCCGGCGCGGGCGACCGGTCCGCGCCCGCCGGGGATTCGAGGCGTTCTCGTACGGCCCGCGCCACGTCGGCGGGAGGCGGGGACGGGACGTCGAGGGACTCCCCGAGGGCGAGAAGCCCGGCTTCGAGATCGTCAGATGAGGTCACGTGCCACCTCCTCGCGCAGACGGGCCAGACCGCGGAAGGTCCGGGACTTGACGGTACCGACCGGGAGGTCGAGCACCTGGGCGGTCTCGGCCTCGGACAGCTGAAGGAAGTACCGGCAGACGACGGCCTGGCGTTCCCGCTCGGGCAGCGTACGCACCGCGTCGAGCAGCCGGGCCCGCCGATCGGTCGCGACGGCCACGTCCTCGGGAACCTCGCCCCCGGGGTGGTCGGCCTCGGTGAGCTTCACGACGAGCTCGGCGCGACGGCCCCGCGAACGGGTCAGATTGTGGGTCTCGTTGGCCACGATCCGCAGCAGCCAGGGGCGGAACGGAGCGTCGCGGCGGAAGGTGCCCAGGTGGCGGTAGGCCTTGACGAACGCCTCCTGAACCACGTCCTCGGCCTCGTCCCCCGCGCCGAGCATGGCCGCGGTGCGGTGCGCGAGCGTGCTGTAACGGGTGACCAGCGCCTCGTAGGCGGCCAGGTCACCGGCCAGCGAGCGGGCTATCGCCTCGTCGTCGTCCGTCGGAGCTCCTTCACGGATGTCGTGACAGATCTCACAGCACGGGAGCATACAAAGGGAAGCCCATCAAACCCACGAAGTCCGCAAAGCCCATAAAACCATCGAGGTCCATAAAACCCGCACAAACACGGAATTCATGCGGGCCGACTCTGTACAACCGGGGAACCCGCGGGCCGTGGACTCGTACAACCGGGAACCCGCCGGGCCGGGGATCCCGTGCAGCCTTGGACCGTGGAACCCGCGGGCCGTGGAACGCGTGCGGGGACCGTACGGGCCGTGGAGGCCCGCAGGTCCCTGCAAGAAGGCCGAGGAGCCCTCGTGGAGGCTCCTGGGAGCCCTCAGCCGAGGGCGTAGGCCATCGCGGAGTCGAGATCGTCGTCGTAGCCCTCGGCGAAGATCGCGTCGTAGGCGTCGTCCCCGAGCAGTTGCCTGGCCGTGCGCTCGGCCACCGTCCTCGGCTCCGACAGGCCCTTCGAGCCGAAGCCCCGCAGTCCGAACGTCTTCCACAGCCTCACCCCCGAACCCTGAAGTCTGGCCGTACGGTGGCCGTCGCCCTCGACCGCGGCGATCACCGCGAGCTGGTCCAGTGCCAGTGCCACGCCGGCGGTGTCGCGGAGCCGCCATTTGACGTCGAGCGACTGCCGGGCCGCCACCGTCGCCGCGGCGAGGCGGCCGAGACCGAGCTGGGCGATGGAGAGCACGTAGTCGCCGCAGGCGCGGACCCAGAGCTCGCCGCGCGCGTCGCAGAGCCGCTGCACCTCCTCCAGCACGGAGACGACCTTGGCGAACTCGCCGCGCCACGTCGCGGCCATGGCCAGCGTCACCAGGGCGATCGGCTCGCCGACGGTGACCACGTCGGCCTTCCTGAAGTATTCGCGCGTCAGCTCCACGGCGGACTCGACCTCGTCGGTGAGACCGGCGAACAGGGAACGGCGGGCCAGCCGGAGCTGGGCGTGCCCGGCCGCCGCGTAGTCGCCCCAGTCGAGCGCCGCCGACAGCGCGGCCTCCACCCGGCACCGGCCGAGCTCCAGCTCGCCCTGGGCGATGGCCACGCAGCCGTCGGCCCACAGGAGTCTGGGCAGCCCGGGATCGGTGATGGGCGCGGAGTCGATCGCCCGCCTCATGTAGTGGCGCCCCTCCCTCATCCGGCCCAGGCAGAACCAGAGGACCCAGAGCGTCCCGGCGAGCTCGACGGACAGCGAGGTGGACGGGGAGTCGGAGTCGAGCGCGAGCCGGAGGTTGGTGATCGAGAAGTTCAGGCGTTCCGCCCATTCCTCCTGCCGGGGGCCGTACCAGTCGGCGTCGGCCCTGCGGGCCAGGTCGAGATAGTGGTAGCGGTGCCGCCGGGTCAGGCGCTCCTCGTCGCCGAGCCGGGCGAGCCGCTCCCTGCCGTAGTCCCTGATCGGGTCGAGCTGGCGGTAGCCGCCGGGGACCGGGACGAGAAGCGACTTCTCCACGAGTCCGGCCAGGAGGTCCCGCACGTCGGCCAGGTGCCTGTCGCCGCACACCCAGGTGACGGCCTCCACGTCGAAGTTTCCCGCGAAGACCGACAGCCGGGCCCAGAGCAGGCGCTCCTCGTCGCCGCACAGCTCGTGGCTCCAGCCGATCACGGTCTGCAGGGTCTGGTGACGGGCGAGCAGCGCCCCGTCCGGGTACTCCGGGTACAGGGCGCCGAACCGGGCCTCCAGCTGATCGGCGAGTTGTTCCATCGAGAAGGTCCGGAGCCGTTCGGCGGCCAGCTCCAGGGCGAGCGGGATGCCGTCCAGCCGCCGGCAGATCCTCCCCGCGGCCGCCAGCTCCGCCTCGCCCACCTCCAGGGCCGGCACCGCGGTCCCGGCCCGGTCGAGGAGGAACCGGAGCGCGTCGTTCGCGTCCGGCGTCACGGCCCCGGGCTCGGGCACCTCGAAGGGCTCGACGAACAGCAGCGTCTCCTGCGGCAGTTCGAGGGCCTGACGGGAGGTCGCGACGATCCGCACGCCGGGAGCCGCCGCCAGGATGTCGGCGGCGAGGCCGCGGCAGGCGGGCAGGAGATGCTCGCAGGCGTCGAGGAGCAACAGCAGCTCCTTGTCCGCGAGGAACTCGACGAGCACCTCGATCTGCGATCGTGCCGACTGTTCGCAGAGGCCGAGGGCCGCCGCGACGGTGTGGGCGAGCAGGTCGCCGTTGTGCTCACCCGACAGCTCCACCAGCCATGCGCCGCCGGAATAGGAGTCTCGGCACTCCTCCGCGGCCTTCACCGCGATTCGTGACTTGCCGACTCCCCCGGCGCCGATGACCGTGATCAGCGGTGCCTCGGGCAGGAGCCTCAGCAGTCGCCGCACCTCGCTCTCGTGGCCGATGAAGCCGCTCATCTCCGCGGGGAGGTT
It includes:
- a CDS encoding adenosine deaminase — encoded protein: MPRPLIELPKAHLHLHFTGSMRHSTLIELAREQSLHLPDALEEDWPPRLRATDERGWFRFQRLYDIARSVLQRESDVYRLLREAAEDEAAEGSGWLEIQIDPSGYAQKFGGLTSTMELMLDAAHKAADHAQIGVAIVVAANRTRHPLDAKTLARLATHYMDQGVVGFGLSNDERRGRARDFDGAFRLAKRAGLLAVPHGGELLGAESVAECVDVLSADRVGHGVRAAESPRLMEKLSRRQITCEVCPTSNVGLGVAASAEDVPLRRLFDAGVPIALGADDPLLFGTRLLPQYELARQVYGFTDAELAELARQSIRASAAPESVRKDLFQRIDDWLASED
- a CDS encoding RNA polymerase sigma factor; this translates as MLPCCEICHDIREGAPTDDDEAIARSLAGDLAAYEALVTRYSTLAHRTAAMLGAGDEAEDVVQEAFVKAYRHLGTFRRDAPFRPWLLRIVANETHNLTRSRGRRAELVVKLTEADHPGGEVPEDVAVATDRRARLLDAVRTLPERERQAVVCRYFLQLSEAETAQVLDLPVGTVKSRTFRGLARLREEVARDLI
- a CDS encoding ATP-binding protein, with translation MAQVPWWRGNLPAEMSGFIGHESEVRRLLRLLPEAPLITVIGAGGVGKSRIAVKAAEECRDSYSGGAWLVELSGEHNGDLLAHTVAAALGLCEQSARSQIEVLVEFLADKELLLLLDACEHLLPACRGLAADILAAAPGVRIVATSRQALELPQETLLFVEPFEVPEPGAVTPDANDALRFLLDRAGTAVPALEVGEAELAAAGRICRRLDGIPLALELAAERLRTFSMEQLADQLEARFGALYPEYPDGALLARHQTLQTVIGWSHELCGDEERLLWARLSVFAGNFDVEAVTWVCGDRHLADVRDLLAGLVEKSLLVPVPGGYRQLDPIRDYGRERLARLGDEERLTRRHRYHYLDLARRADADWYGPRQEEWAERLNFSITNLRLALDSDSPSTSLSVELAGTLWVLWFCLGRMREGRHYMRRAIDSAPITDPGLPRLLWADGCVAIAQGELELGRCRVEAALSAALDWGDYAAAGHAQLRLARRSLFAGLTDEVESAVELTREYFRKADVVTVGEPIALVTLAMAATWRGEFAKVVSVLEEVQRLCDARGELWVRACGDYVLSIAQLGLGRLAAATVAARQSLDVKWRLRDTAGVALALDQLAVIAAVEGDGHRTARLQGSGVRLWKTFGLRGFGSKGLSEPRTVAERTARQLLGDDAYDAIFAEGYDDDLDSAMAYALG